The Bacteroidales bacterium genome includes a region encoding these proteins:
- a CDS encoding glycosyltransferase family 4 protein, producing the protein MENLNVIYISYDGLSDPVGASQIVPYVRELAKNGVNFSIISFEKNDLFDLKKESIKKQFENLPISWYPCKYTKNPPIISTMIDLSKMKKLCKKICKEKKIDFIHARSYIPAMCAKKLFNKKNIPFIFDMRGFWADERVDGNIWSLKNPLFYLVFKFFKHQEKLFLKKSKTIVSLTHSGKELIHKKWNIPAEKIYVIPCAADYELFNKTKVNLDFRKKYNIPKPEGKTLIYVGSTGTWYMIKEMIDFYLVFREKFPKSQFIFCVNSAHDAILEDKKMLPDEIFSIEQVARNEMPAALSLADYSILFIKPAFSKIASSPIKLGESLAMGIPAICNANVGDLSDIEKSGFGIVVENFEKQEYADACKRLSECHFDANEIREKSAEIYDLENNIKKYLSVYKLMK; encoded by the coding sequence ATGGAAAATCTAAACGTTATATACATAAGCTATGATGGACTCAGCGACCCTGTTGGAGCTTCTCAAATAGTGCCATACGTAAGAGAATTAGCAAAAAACGGAGTTAACTTTTCTATTATAAGTTTTGAAAAAAACGATTTATTTGATTTAAAAAAAGAATCCATTAAAAAACAATTTGAAAACCTGCCAATTAGCTGGTATCCTTGCAAATACACAAAAAATCCTCCGATTATTTCCACAATGATTGATTTGTCAAAGATGAAGAAATTGTGTAAGAAAATTTGCAAAGAAAAAAAGATTGATTTTATTCATGCTCGCAGCTATATACCTGCAATGTGTGCAAAAAAACTATTTAACAAAAAAAACATACCTTTTATTTTTGATATGCGCGGATTTTGGGCAGATGAGCGAGTCGACGGCAATATTTGGTCGTTAAAAAATCCTTTATTTTATTTAGTTTTCAAGTTTTTTAAGCATCAAGAAAAGCTATTTCTAAAAAAATCAAAAACTATTGTTTCCTTGACGCATTCAGGAAAAGAGCTAATACATAAAAAATGGAATATTCCAGCGGAAAAAATTTATGTTATTCCATGCGCCGCAGATTATGAGCTTTTCAATAAAACAAAAGTAAATTTAGATTTCCGCAAAAAATATAATATTCCAAAACCTGAAGGCAAAACATTAATCTACGTCGGCTCCACAGGAACGTGGTATATGATAAAAGAAATGATTGATTTTTATTTGGTTTTCCGCGAAAAATTTCCAAAATCACAATTTATTTTCTGCGTAAATTCCGCACATGATGCTATTTTAGAAGACAAAAAAATGTTGCCAGACGAAATTTTTTCAATAGAACAAGTTGCACGTAACGAAATGCCCGCCGCATTATCATTAGCTGATTACAGCATATTATTTATAAAACCAGCTTTTAGCAAAATAGCTTCTTCGCCAATAAAACTCGGAGAATCACTTGCAATGGGCATTCCTGCAATATGCAATGCTAATGTTGGCGACTTGTCTGACATAGAAAAAAGCGGTTTTGGAATTGTGGTAGAAAATTTTGAAAAACAAGAATATGCTGATGCCTGTAAACGCTTGTCAGAATGCCATTTTGATGCAAATGAAATAAGAGAAAAATCAGCAGAGATATACGATTTAGAAAATAATATAAAAAAGTATTTAAGCGTTTATAAATTAATGAAATAA